The sequence below is a genomic window from Dictyostelium discoideum AX4 chromosome 5 chromosome, whole genome shotgun sequence.
AaggtattaaaatttatcttTCATCTGCTACAAGTGTTTTCTGGTCTTGGATCCTTTTAATTCTTGTAagtaaatctaaaattaaaatctaaaatctaaaatcaaacaatttattaatattttttattttttattttttttctctttttctcttttataGCCAGCTTCATCATTCATTGCATGGAAAAATCTTACAGTTTCAAGATCTACTCCAGGTAATATTGAAATGAACAGcaaaaactaaatttaaaatttaaaattgtcttatccaaaaaaaagcgaaataaaataacacaaataataataaattaaaaaaaaaaaaaaaaaaacaaaaaaaataatattaaaaaaaaagaacaaataataataataataataacaatattaataataaaataaataaattctgtactgtaaatttaataaactataaataaaactatttttgtttaaaaaacccgcctttttttttttttttttttaaatttttttatttttatttttattttttttttattttttaataaattaatcataaatatatatatatatatatacacaaCATACCAAATACATAAAGATAAGATGTTTACAAAAACagcaattgaattaattaaagaattaagaGGAACAGATTCAATACCTCATTATAATGtatttatcaaaatatttaaatccaTATATTATATTctgaataatattattattatggtaCTAACCAAACACCTCACCttcatataataataagGATACATCAATTAAGGCGACCATCGATGAAATGATAGCATTATATGAAGATTTGATTAAAACTATTACGTAtgttattttctttttttttttttttttatattttattatcccATTTCCtaacattttcttttttttcatcatttaaataataatgataataacaatattaataaagtgAACAtaaagaacaaaaaaaagaaccattttatttacaaCATGCAATTACATTtcataatagtattaatagaGATAAAAGATGTATTTTAgcttatttaaatgaaagaTTGAATAGAATTAAAGAGTACAGGTGGAGTTCAGGTCAAAGTTTATTACCagatcaattaaaagagaGATTATCacaaaatgaaattcaattcttttcagaatatgataaaattttaacagAATACAATTCAAAGGTTGGTTTAGATTTAACAATTGATCCACAACCACCTAAAGAATTATATATTGAAGTTAGAGTAATTAAAGAACTTGGTGAAGTAGTTTTAAACTCTGGATGTactgtaaatttaaatttaaatacaactcattttttaaaaagatctGATATTACAAATCTTGTAAAAAATGGTTCACTTGAAcatataatttaaacaaataaataatacacacacacacaaatattattatttttgtttttatttttttttacttttatttttatttttttatttttattttcttgaaTCGTTATCATTTGTTATTACCAGTTTTAAAAtagatttgaatttttttatatcattacTAGAGTAGATAGTATCTTGATTACCAATTGATGAAGGAGGTAATTGAAGTATACCAGTTAATAATCTTTTACAATGATGGCAATATTCTTTTTTCGaaagttgtagttgttgttgttgatgaggATTAAGATGAAGATTTGGATTATCACttgaattctttttaaagaTTAAACAAGAACAAGTGAGTTTTTCATCAATGATCATGGTTATAGTTGAATTATCagattttacaaataatttaataccatcatttttataattttgaacTGCGATTAGAGTGTTTTCATTCTTGCTATAATTATCGACCCTTGTTAAAGATTTACCATTAACTGTAGAGATTGGATAAGGAGATGAAGGATCTTGTAATTCATATTGATCTTCACCCTCTGTTATATATTCGTCACTAAAACTTGGACTATAGAAATCTTTTTCCATGATAtctaaaaatgtttttaatttcGATTCGAAAAAGTCTTTTTCTAAATGACCATTTGTTAAGGgacaaactttttttaaactttgaCAAAATTCATTTCTAATCGTTAAGAAACCATTAACAACCACCAATGGTAATATTAAAGTTGAAAAATCTGGGAAATCGTgctttaatttttcaactaAATCTCTATATCTATCGattgaatcattttcaacttttttaacTTCATTTTCACTGTATACACCATCTCTTGATGGATCAATAACtgaaatatcaataattgcaatcattttaccattttctttttcaaataaatttggtgTTAATTGtggtatattattattattatgatattGTTGAGGtatatgttgttgttgttgttgttgatgctgttgctgttgttgttgtggtggtactaaaaataataagaaatcAGGTGTTACTCTCCATTCTAAAGTTGgtgtataaaataatttttcatatttttcaGTGATTGGATTTATAAGTTTATATTCAATAGGTtcatattttgatttaaccTCTTGAGTGAAATCATGTGGGAATTGAGTTGCAtttgtaatttcaattgaatgtAATAATTTGAATCTTGGTGAACTATATTCTAAATGAAATTtctctttaaatttagaatcCAACCAAATTAATATCTCCCTTGCAATGAATTTACTAATTTGATTATGAATTGATAATCTTGATGTGAATTTATAGATATCTTTCATACTGACAGTTCTAGCGATTTCTTTAGTATGAAGTGTGGTCTCCTCTTTAGTATGAAGGAAAACCAATTCTACAATTTCCAAATCCATAGTTTGAATAGCTTTTGCTAGACTATTGGTTGGCATTGGTTCGAATCTATTTTTACATAACCATTGAATAGCTTTTAAACTCCTACTTTCAATTGCATTAATTAGGGAGAAACTTGCAACACCATAGAAATTTTGATGAATCATTTCCATGATCTCAATGTTTGCATGTTTTGCTGCCCAATCCATTGATTCGGTGAATACTCTATGTTTAACTTTGAAATAGGGAGGATTTCTCTTTGTGATTAATCCTTCCAATAAATGTTTGAAAGTTCTACTTTGATTACCTTTTGCAGCATATTCAAAACATTTAATTGTAACATCAAATAGTTTAAGTTGATCATCATCCGCTAATATCTCttgaatctttaaatttaaatttggtgatgatgattgacACATTGCATCGAAAACCGATGAAAGGTTAACACCTCTAACACGTAGATGCTCCAATACCATTAAATTACCTTTACTTGCAATTTCACATAATAACTCTTTAGTTAATTCATATGGTTGTTTAACTCTATCCTCTAAAAAGAAAACACAATCCATATGACCATTTAATAATGCACCATTCATTGCTTTTGTCGTACaaatttgataatctttaaattttttatctgttaaatctaataaatgtaattttttttgattattattattattattattattattatttgatgttgttgttgttgtagttgttgtagtagttgttgtagttgtagttgtagtttgatttgttgattttttctttttctttgattttgattttgattttaaagttGGAATGTCCTCAATTGAGAATCTTTTTGGTTGTATATTATCATTGTAGTGAATGATTTTAActaagaaaaagaaaagaaaagataagattttaataaaaccaaaTGTTGAAGCTAAATCTAAAGCTTGTGGAgatattggtttatttttatgtgCTAAATAAACTACAACATCGTAATGACCATTCTTTGAGGCATTGATTATTGCATTTTCAGTGCAACCCTCATTTCTGTTGTTCATTAAGAATTTGACGATATTGAGATGACCTTTTTCGGCTGCTTTATCCATCGCATTCGTTGTTACTAACCAATTACCCCAACTTAATGAATTCTCCCATGAATGTagagtttttaaaattttataataaccACCTTCACAAATTGCATCGATTATATCAATTGTGTTAAGGAAAACATTTTGACATGAATCCAATAGGAAAtccaataatttttcattaccTGCTGATCTTGCTATTGTACATAGTACATATCCATTCACTGTGTTTAAAATTTGtgaaaattgaattaaatcgAATTTCAACGAGAATTCAAATTTGTCTAAAAGTAATGAAAAATATCGATTTCTAACCATCCAAACGCTGTTGGTAATATCGTCATAATAAAGTGTACGAAACATTCTTTTATCTCTTATAAAACCAATTATATGTTCTCTTAAAACTTTACTATTCCAAACTTTACGAAATAAAAAATCGCAATCCCTATTTTCTTTTACCTTTAAAAccatattgttttttattccatctttattttcactttttattgaccctttattttcattttcatttttaatttctttaattttttctttttttttttcttttctatttttttttttttttttttttttaaaaaaatttaatgttatttacattaattattaaattaataaaatttctttctttttttctgttttttttttgtttttaaaaaagtgaagaaagaaagaaataaagaagaaaaaaacaaaaaaaaaaaagaaaataaaaataaaaaatttaacttACTCTTCTTGTTCTATATCTAATTCTTCATTATGGTTAAGATCTTTTAAAACGTATAAAGAGCATGTATAATTactttgtttaattttatattcttCAACACTATAGCTATCAAAAAAGATGACTAtagtttttgaaaattgtgtttccattttttaatggttaataaaaaaaaaaaaaatttcataaaaaaaaaaaattttgaaattttgagcttttaaaaaaaataaatgaaataaaatcaaaaaaggtttaataaaataaaaaaaacgtattaaaataaaaaaattttattttattttattttatttttatttttttttttttttttaataataagaaataatttttcaaatgataaaactaataagtttttaaaaaaaaaaaaaatcaaatttttttttaatttttttttttttttaatttaatttcagttTTCACTATTAtccaaaatttaatatattaaaatccGTTTGGCGTTTCATGAAACACATTGTTGTGTTTTTTtaggaaattttttttaaaaaaataaaaattttatgtgAAAATTTGTgggaaaatgatttaaaattcaatatcatgcaccaataaataattatcatttggAATCAAAGGAGGTTATCTTAATCTACTTAATGGACCATCTGGTTGTTGGCATGAATTTGagttaatattaaatgaaatattcgttatattaaatattttttaattttactgtaaatgttaaaaaaaataaaaaaattttttttttttgacttgtaaaatataatttaaataatttttttaattatcattatcataaaaataaaacaaattcacatttttttttagatatttatcATTGAATTACCAATAGCATTATAATAACATATGTTTTTAATATGGATAtcgaaattaaaattatttatttattttgaaaaaaaaaaaataaaaaaaaaacagaataattaaaaaaaaaaataattaaaaaaaaattttatggCATTGTAAAAACCATTGGACATACCAAAGAgctaaaaaaaggaaaaaaaaaaataaaataaaagtttaatCCTCAACTTGGACTAAATCAAATTTGTCAAATCGATTTTGGAAAGACCCCCTGTctgaaataattaatattttaaaaaaaaaaaatttctttattatttataaaaaaaagaattctttttaaatattgttttgATCAAATTTAAACTTCAGAAGAATTTGAAACACTTATATTATTGGAATCAGATATTTGAACATCGATTGTATTTGAATAATGAGTTGAAATATGAGTAACAGATAAAGCCAATTCATTGGCACCATTTGAACTACCACTAGAACCTTTACTACTATCTGAGCCTACCATTGACTCTGGATAacctaataataatctaatCTTTCTACAGGTTTCAGATCtaccaaaaataattaatgcAGCATAACAATTGATTAATTCAAGAGCAAAGAAACCAATATTAATCCAATCTTCAGCATCTGAATCTCTTCCAATGGTAACATAAACAATATTGATAACCCAAAGTACAATACCAAGAAAAGATGTAACACCAATGAGACCTTTAACTTTTGAAACAAGCATTTCATCATGTTGAGTCCTATTCTTATTGTGGTAaacttgttttaaaattttaaaaccaaagAAACCAAGTGATCCAGTAATTAATGCGGCTGAACAAATGAAATATAATCTCCAAGTTGTATCGATAACTTTACTATAACTACCATCAACCAATACTATAACTCCGATTGTAGTATAAAACACCAATGACATAATAACATTACCAATTATAATTCTATCAACAGTTGCAACTCTCTCAAAATGTACACGTTTATCCATATATACAACTgctaatttcattaaaagtaatacaataaaaaagaattccaTTGCAAAAAATTGTACACTCCATCCATAAATAATAcatacaattttattaagaTGTGGTGCTTTAGTATTAAATATCCATGCTAATATACCTGTTGCAATTctaactaaaaataatattaaagttaatttaataataaaataaaaaaaaataaaaaaaaaaatcaattgtatTACTTACATAAAATTGCTATCATCATACTAAAAAATACCAGAAATGGAATTGATTTTAAGTACatcctttttaatttttgattcaattttttagatttttgaacttcaatataaatatgatataaaactataaataaaagtgGGACATACCACATACCTTCTAAAAAATATATCCACGCCCCTCTTATTTTTTCTTGtaccattttattattatttttattatatttttattaatatttttttttaattattaatgttattttttttttttttttttttttttttttaatatttttattttatttattttttttaataattatttttattctatttgttattttttttttattttttattttttctattatgattaattaaatttatttaaaaataaaaaaaaaaaaatcaactgaccatgtttttttttttttttttaacagtTTTTaggataatattttattttaattatttttattttttattttattttttttacaacctttatttttataaggTGGAAActaagatatttttttttggttggaGTAAAAAACCATTGCagaaaaatatctttaaactaaaaataaaaaaatatgaaaaacaTGAAAAATAGGACACGGAtgcttttttattttttttttaattttttttttttaagatatttcccgcattatttgaaattcttttttttttttttttcataatcaaaaaagaaaaaaaaaaaaaaaaaaaaagatattttaaaaaaaaaaaaaaaaaaaacaaaggaactaatcaaaaacaaacattaaaaaaaacaaatttataattttcaccATTGTTAATGGCAGGGGgggcctttttttttttttttttttttttttggaaaaaaaattggcggaaaaaaaaatttttttttttttttttttaaccctaaaaaaaataaattttttttttttttttgcgcgaaaaaaaatttttttaaaaacaaaaacccCTTTAAATCCCAAGCCTTTTCTTTGgcaaaaggtttttttttttaaatttttttaaatttttttNNNNNNNNNNNNNNNNNNNNNNNNNNNNNNNNNNNNNNNNNNNNNNNNNNNNNNNNNNNNNNNNNNNNNNNNNNNNNNNNNNNNNNNNNNNNNNNNNNNNCAAAGAAATAAACGAGAATTTatacatataataaataaatcactgTTATATCTTCACCGCCACATTCATTCCTCTTAATTTTACCCTTTTTTTGCTCAATAAAGCAAGGGCTATCGTCCTATATACTTTTCAACAATGGCTGATGATCACTCAACTGAATTACAGTTAAATCATACAGATAACAACACAaccaatacaaataatacctccacaacctcaacaacaaaaaacaaaagtgCAAAAATCGACACACCTAAAAAACAAACCCCAACAAACCAACTCTCACTAAACAAAGGACTTGATAATCAATTAGATATCATTGCACCTCCATCAATCACAAGACCACTCTCTTTCTtagaaaaaaacaataacaccATCAACATTAAGTGTTACTTTAACCAACCACACATCCGTGAAGAATTAACCTCAAAAGATGACACaagaattcaacaaattcacaAAAACATTCACAAACTCTTCGAAGATATACTGTCGCAATCAGCATTCAAAATAATTGGTGCAACTGCCTTCGTAAATTGCAACGTCGATAAATTAACTTCAATAATCAACCTTCAAAACCAACTTGCACTAAATATCGACAAACTCAACTATAGATTCGATATATCATCAAATGATTATGCAATCATTAAAACATTCATTAAAACGTACTCACCCAAACATGCAAACGATGCAATTACAAACAACCTCACTAAATTCACCAGTTGTacatcaattgaatcatttactGTCACATACTCATATGCTGTTGCGTTTAAAAGCTACATTATAACATATCATCTAATTGATCACACACACAACATTGTTGATCAAAAGATCGAACAACCATCTGGTATCACAAGATATATCAAAGCTGCAACACGTAGTGTCACTAAACACAAAATTCAACATGCAAAAAATGCAGATATGGCAACAACTATAAAAAATGCCATCACGAACCCAAACATgaacaaaaacaatcaacCACCAAAAAACAACATTAACACCCCACCAATCAACGAAATTGCAAATTCCAATCGCAATAATAACTCACTTCAAAATAGTGGTTCAANNNNNNNNNNNNNNNNNNNNNNNNNNNNNNNNNNNNNNNNNNNNNNNNNNNNNNNNNNNNNNNNNNNNNNNNNNNNNNNNNNNNNNNNNNNNNNNNNNNNTCTattttaccaccaccattaatcTCTACATTCAAATCGATTTTGTCTGATGGTGGTGGAAAACTCATTGATGATCCAGTTAGTTGAtaatgttgttgaattttacTTATTCTTTCCATATCATCactattttctttaattaccAACCttgaaataaaatcattaataccTTCTTTAACTTTTGAGTTATAAAATGTCCTTTCTCCACTTGAACTTATATAGTAATAcgaataaactttttttgaaaaaaatttactaAGAGTTGGGCTTTTGAAACAATGTACTGATCCTCCTCTATGAGCCTATTTTTGAGTGttatgaaaaatcaattttattaaaactagATTTTAGAAATccataatttaaatataaatttttacttACCTGTTTTTccataaaattattatcaccaacaCAAAACCATTTATAATCATATTGATTAGGTTGGGTTGGTACAACTTCATCAGGAAAATCTCGTTTAAATTGAATAACTGAAAAAGCTTGTTTTGAA
It includes:
- the gins1 gene encoding GINS complex subunit 1, which translates into the protein MFTKTAIELIKELRGTDSIPHYNDTSIKATIDEMIALYEDLIKTITEHKEQKKEPFYLQHAITFHNSINRDKRCILAYLNERLNRIKEYRWSSGQSLLPDQLKERLSQNEIQFFSEYDKILTEYNSKVGLDLTIDPQPPKELYIEVRVIKELGEVVLNSGCTVNLNLNTTHFLKRSDITNLVKNGSLEHII